One window of Cohnella hashimotonis genomic DNA carries:
- a CDS encoding SGNH/GDSL hydrolase family protein produces MKNARPSQKPIDGAFAVESLAGGPWRWLDAADASFRKCGLPWFDRERRYRRLPQAPAWTIRPEVDRLANFPTGAQIRFRTNSAKLAVRVRLFGRAEYAQLAPVAQCGIDCYLGPQGSQRYVCSAKFHYDDEAYESQLFENQDESAKEVTLYLPLYQGIHSLEIGLAPDAAIEPFSGFASDKKVVIYGTSIVHGAGASRPGMAYPNQLSRQLPIEFVSLAFSGNAQGEPELARLAAEIDDPALLVLDYEGNTPSTERLGETLPAFIEIYRESHPLTPILVVSQIRMGREAFVPLFDMERRRRLTLQQDIVQRLRDVGDSQVFFLSGEDMLGEDYGECSADSVHPSDLGYARMRDCLLPVFASLLEPILR; encoded by the coding sequence ATGAAAAATGCGCGTCCATCGCAAAAACCGATCGACGGCGCGTTCGCCGTCGAATCGCTCGCCGGGGGGCCATGGCGCTGGCTCGATGCCGCCGACGCGTCCTTTCGCAAATGCGGACTGCCATGGTTCGACCGGGAGCGGCGCTATCGCCGGCTCCCGCAAGCGCCGGCTTGGACGATCCGCCCGGAGGTCGACCGGCTGGCCAACTTTCCGACGGGTGCGCAGATCCGCTTCCGCACGAACTCGGCCAAGCTCGCGGTTCGCGTCCGGCTGTTCGGAAGAGCCGAGTATGCCCAGCTGGCGCCGGTCGCGCAGTGCGGCATCGACTGCTATTTGGGTCCGCAGGGCAGCCAGCGCTACGTATGCTCGGCGAAGTTCCATTACGACGACGAGGCATACGAATCGCAGCTGTTCGAGAACCAGGATGAATCCGCCAAGGAAGTCACGCTCTATTTGCCGCTCTATCAGGGAATCCATAGCCTTGAAATCGGTCTTGCGCCGGATGCGGCGATCGAGCCTTTTTCGGGCTTTGCAAGCGATAAAAAGGTCGTCATCTATGGCACGTCGATCGTGCACGGCGCAGGCGCCTCGCGTCCGGGAATGGCGTATCCGAACCAGCTCAGCCGTCAGCTGCCGATCGAATTCGTAAGCCTCGCCTTCTCGGGCAACGCGCAGGGCGAGCCTGAGCTGGCCCGCCTGGCTGCGGAGATCGACGATCCGGCGCTGCTCGTTCTCGATTACGAGGGCAATACGCCGAGCACCGAGCGGCTCGGAGAGACGCTGCCTGCGTTTATCGAGATCTATCGCGAATCCCACCCGTTGACGCCGATCCTGGTCGTGTCCCAGATCAGGATGGGACGCGAGGCGTTCGTGCCGCTGTTCGACATGGAGCGGCGCCGGCGGCTGACGCTGCAGCAGGACATCGTGCAGCGGCTGCGCGACGTAGGCGATTCGCAAGTCTTTTTCCTGAGCGGCGAGGACATGCTCGGCGAGGATTACGGCGAATGCTCCGCGGACAGCGTGCATCCGTCCGACCTTGGCTACGCGCGAATGCGCGACTGCCTGCTGCCTGTGTTCGCTTCGTTGCTCGAGCCTATTCTGCGTTAA
- a CDS encoding formate/nitrite transporter family protein — METESLRMVEKLAEKKMKIFKQSKLRYLARSALASMFIGFGVIVAFKTGNYFYLEHSPLTYPMAAITFGAAIILIVYGGGDLFTGNTFYYSYTALRKKIRWSDTIKLWCWSYLGNIIGACLFAFMIFATALFKDASVNGFLLSVVDKKMNTPVVELFFRGILCNWLVCLAFFVPMSMKENGAKMFAMMLFVFCFFISGYEHSIANMCTFAIALVLHHPGTISLGGVLHNLIPVTLGNLIGGGVLMAYMYYYVNKPFMDDGQQEEQ, encoded by the coding sequence ATGGAAACGGAATCCCTGCGAATGGTCGAAAAGCTGGCCGAGAAAAAAATGAAAATCTTCAAGCAGAGCAAGCTCCGTTATCTCGCCCGATCGGCGCTCGCCAGCATGTTTATCGGCTTCGGCGTCATCGTCGCCTTCAAGACGGGCAACTATTTTTACCTCGAGCACTCCCCGTTGACGTACCCGATGGCGGCGATTACGTTCGGCGCGGCGATCATTCTGATCGTGTACGGGGGCGGCGACCTGTTCACCGGCAACACGTTTTACTACTCCTACACGGCGCTCCGCAAAAAAATCCGTTGGTCCGACACGATCAAGCTATGGTGCTGGAGCTACCTCGGCAACATCATCGGCGCCTGCCTGTTCGCGTTCATGATCTTCGCCACCGCCTTGTTCAAGGACGCGAGCGTCAACGGCTTCCTCCTGAGCGTCGTGGACAAGAAGATGAACACGCCGGTCGTCGAGCTGTTCTTCCGGGGCATCCTGTGCAATTGGCTGGTTTGTCTCGCTTTTTTCGTTCCGATGTCCATGAAGGAGAACGGCGCCAAAATGTTCGCCATGATGCTGTTCGTGTTCTGCTTCTTCATCTCGGGCTACGAGCACAGCATCGCCAACATGTGCACGTTCGCCATCGCGCTCGTGCTGCACCATCCGGGCACGATCTCGCTTGGCGGCGTCCTGCACAATCTCATCCCGGTCACGCTCGGCAATCTCATCGGGGGCGGCGTGCTCATGGCGTACATGTATTATTATGTCAATAAGCCGTTTATGGACGATGGTCAGCAAGAAGAACAATAA
- a CDS encoding MFS transporter, which yields MHESERTAPLWTKAFIGLTLGFFLLFLNLQMLLSSLPMYVKGDLGGGDLTVSLVTATFALAAIASRFATASLMPKLGRTTLLYTGLAAAALTTFLCAYADAIGSLIVIRVLYGVGFGTASTIVPTLVARIIPADRIGEGIGYFGLSTSLAMSLGPVIGMNLMNGFGFQTLTLSSAAAAALSAGVLLMSGSARSGKREKPETASGSAAVKSGSAIDQKRTAISPMSGASTNAVMPLLLPAVLNMLLSITYSGLLSFIALFGESVHIAQVGLFFLFNAITVILVRPIAGRIFDRRGHAAVLIPAAACVLASMLVLSGATGMPQLIVSALLYGLGFGAIQPTLQAWMLRSTPRERHGFANSMFYNSTDLGVALGAVLLGAIAARIGYSRMYGYSALIMAGFLLLYVIMRFVMASRASKSGAQASV from the coding sequence ATGCACGAGAGTGAACGAACCGCCCCGCTTTGGACGAAGGCATTTATCGGCCTCACGCTGGGTTTCTTTTTATTGTTTCTTAATTTGCAAATGCTGCTGTCATCCCTGCCGATGTACGTAAAAGGGGATTTGGGCGGCGGGGATTTGACCGTCAGTCTCGTGACGGCGACCTTCGCGTTAGCCGCAATCGCTAGCCGTTTCGCGACGGCGTCGCTAATGCCGAAGCTCGGCCGTACCACGTTGCTTTATACGGGTTTGGCGGCAGCCGCGCTGACGACCTTTCTATGCGCCTACGCGGACGCGATCGGGTCGCTAATCGTCATCCGCGTGCTGTACGGCGTCGGCTTCGGCACGGCAAGCACGATCGTTCCGACGCTCGTGGCGCGGATTATTCCGGCGGATCGAATCGGCGAGGGCATCGGTTACTTCGGACTATCGACGAGTCTTGCGATGTCGCTCGGCCCGGTCATCGGCATGAATCTGATGAATGGATTCGGATTCCAGACGCTTACGCTATCCAGCGCCGCAGCTGCAGCTTTGTCGGCTGGCGTACTGCTGATGTCGGGATCTGCGCGCAGCGGAAAACGGGAAAAGCCGGAGACGGCATCCGGATCGGCAGCAGTGAAATCCGGTTCCGCGATCGATCAAAAACGGACGGCAATCTCGCCGATGTCAGGCGCATCCACGAACGCGGTCATGCCGCTTCTTCTGCCGGCGGTACTTAATATGCTGCTGTCTATTACGTATAGCGGCTTGCTCAGCTTCATCGCCTTGTTCGGCGAAAGTGTGCATATCGCGCAGGTCGGGTTGTTTTTCCTTTTTAATGCCATTACCGTCATTCTCGTTCGGCCGATTGCCGGACGGATTTTCGACCGCAGAGGACATGCCGCTGTTCTGATCCCGGCTGCCGCATGCGTATTGGCGAGCATGCTCGTGCTGTCGGGCGCGACGGGCATGCCGCAGCTGATCGTCTCGGCGCTGCTCTACGGTCTTGGCTTCGGCGCGATTCAGCCGACGCTTCAGGCCTGGATGCTGCGCAGCACGCCCAGAGAGCGCCACGGCTTCGCCAACAGCATGTTCTACAACTCGACCGATCTCGGCGTTGCGCTTGGCGCGGTTCTGCTCGGTGCGATCGCCGCCCG
- a CDS encoding MarR family winged helix-turn-helix transcriptional regulator gives MASEGLEGSLGFTTGLVYRRMSNRLMQRLKPYDITPEQWSVLYYATESDGLIQRELGERAGKDKPTTTRIVDHLVRKGWILRRPDQNDRRAIFIEATAEGRRLIEETRPIETAVLAEVTACLTPGELETLLGLLHRVGKHVDQLNG, from the coding sequence ATGGCAAGTGAAGGTTTGGAGGGTTCGCTCGGCTTTACGACGGGGCTTGTCTATCGTCGAATGTCCAATAGGCTGATGCAGCGGTTAAAACCTTACGATATTACGCCCGAGCAATGGTCGGTGCTTTATTATGCCACAGAGTCCGATGGTTTGATCCAGCGAGAGCTTGGCGAACGGGCGGGCAAGGACAAGCCGACGACGACGCGAATCGTCGACCACCTGGTCCGCAAGGGCTGGATACTGAGGCGTCCTGACCAAAATGACAGGCGGGCGATTTTTATCGAGGCGACAGCGGAGGGGCGACGGCTGATCGAAGAGACGAGGCCGATCGAGACCGCCGTACTTGCCGAAGTGACGGCTTGCCTGACACCCGGGGAACTTGAGACGCTGCTCGGCCTGCTGCACCGCGTAGGCAAGCATGTAGATCAGCTAAATGGATAA
- a CDS encoding IDEAL domain-containing protein, giving the protein MRFEMGEWVAGRTSQGELIQGFVNSILSMQGAAGIYVTASDRVEAIGTEIAVPVGMLRPLPQTTKYNEEQLRNLIDVSLAIRDTAWFGELTSELAGLQTSAGERSSSATDVPVAWRNRLGLIAQE; this is encoded by the coding sequence AATGGGTAGCCGGCAGAACGAGTCAAGGTGAACTGATACAAGGCTTCGTCAATTCGATTCTATCGATGCAAGGCGCCGCAGGCATATACGTCACCGCCTCGGATCGCGTCGAAGCGATCGGCACGGAGATCGCGGTGCCTGTCGGCATGCTGCGGCCGCTGCCGCAGACGACCAAGTACAACGAGGAGCAGCTTCGCAACCTGATCGACGTATCGCTGGCAATCCGCGATACGGCATGGTTCGGCGAGCTGACGAGCGAGCTTGCCGGCCTGCAGACTTCTGCCGGCGAGCGCAGTTCCTCCGCGACGGACGTGCCGGTCGCGTGGCGCAACCGGCTCGGCCTGATCGCGCAAGAGTAA
- the fabI gene encoding enoyl-ACP reductase FabI produces the protein MSGLLNGQNVIVMGIANERSIGWGIAKSLHAQGARLIFTYRKDRSYEKLAKLLAESGIDPLLTVQCDVSDDASIEAAFGRIGAEAGVVHGVVHSLAFADKDELGGEYVDTSREGYLLAQESSAFSLVAVAKAVKPLMTEGGSIVTQTYLGAERVMRNYNVMGVAKAALEASVRYLAEDLGKYGIRVNAVSAGPIRTLAAKGVSGFNDILNAVEEKAPLRRNVDQSEVGDATMFLISGLSRGVTGEVLHVDAGFHIIAG, from the coding sequence GTGTCTGGATTGCTAAACGGTCAAAACGTCATCGTGATGGGGATCGCCAACGAACGGAGCATCGGCTGGGGGATCGCGAAGTCGCTGCACGCGCAGGGCGCCCGCCTGATTTTCACTTATCGCAAGGATAGATCGTACGAAAAGCTGGCGAAGCTGCTTGCGGAGAGCGGCATCGATCCGCTGCTGACGGTGCAATGCGACGTGTCCGACGACGCGTCGATCGAGGCGGCGTTCGGCAGAATCGGCGCTGAAGCGGGCGTCGTACATGGTGTCGTGCACTCGCTCGCTTTTGCGGATAAAGACGAGCTGGGCGGCGAGTACGTCGACACGTCGCGCGAGGGTTACTTGCTCGCGCAGGAATCGAGCGCATTTTCCCTCGTCGCCGTCGCCAAAGCTGTCAAGCCCTTGATGACGGAGGGCGGCAGCATCGTAACCCAGACGTATTTGGGCGCAGAGCGCGTCATGCGCAATTACAACGTAATGGGGGTCGCCAAGGCTGCGCTTGAGGCAAGCGTCCGCTATTTGGCCGAGGATCTCGGCAAATACGGCATTCGCGTCAACGCGGTGTCCGCCGGTCCGATCCGGACGCTTGCGGCGAAGGGAGTGTCGGGGTTCAACGACATTTTGAACGCTGTCGAGGAAAAAGCGCCGCTGCGCCGCAACGTCGACCAGTCCGAAGTAGGAGACGCGACGATGTTTCTGATCAGCGGACTATCCCGCGGTGTCACCGGCGAAGTGCTTCACGTGGATGCCGGTTTCCATATTATCGCAGGATAA
- a CDS encoding metallophosphoesterase translates to MSNTEWLWLIGVAAALIAFFLACGIYVFFVEPFRLAVTRREIESAWLPAGFDGIKIVQFSDTHIGPNYSVKRFEGLVSAIAAEKPDIVAFTGDLFDARKNNPDREKDLSALLSRIQAPLGKFAVYGNHDFGYERTRRSTNPSLAKAGFELLLNETKKIRLENGEFLSVSGLDDYVLGKPDPARTLAKLRPDGFNLLLVHEPDVAAFLVRYPIDLQLSGHSHGGQVKLPIVGALVRTQLGRRFLSGLHIVSDRRRPRRPYLLYVNRGIGTTRLRVRFGSVPELCVFTLRSKAKAEG, encoded by the coding sequence ATGTCTAACACGGAATGGCTATGGTTAATAGGCGTAGCGGCTGCGTTAATTGCCTTCTTCTTGGCATGCGGCATCTACGTTTTTTTCGTCGAGCCTTTCAGGCTCGCCGTGACCCGGCGCGAGATCGAATCCGCGTGGCTGCCCGCGGGCTTCGACGGGATCAAGATCGTGCAATTCAGCGATACGCATATCGGGCCCAATTATTCGGTCAAGAGATTCGAAGGCCTCGTCTCGGCAATTGCCGCGGAAAAGCCCGATATCGTCGCGTTCACGGGGGACCTGTTCGATGCCAGAAAGAACAACCCGGATCGGGAAAAGGACCTCTCGGCTTTGCTATCCCGCATTCAGGCACCTCTTGGCAAGTTCGCCGTCTACGGCAATCATGACTTCGGGTACGAGCGAACCAGGCGCAGCACCAACCCGTCGCTGGCGAAGGCGGGCTTCGAACTGCTGCTGAACGAGACCAAAAAAATCAGGCTGGAAAATGGCGAGTTTCTGTCGGTATCCGGGTTGGACGACTATGTGCTCGGCAAGCCGGACCCTGCTCGCACGCTCGCGAAGCTTCGTCCGGACGGCTTTAATCTGCTGCTCGTCCACGAACCCGATGTTGCCGCTTTCCTCGTCCGCTACCCGATCGACCTGCAGCTGTCCGGCCATAGCCACGGCGGTCAAGTGAAGCTGCCAATCGTCGGCGCGCTCGTCCGCACGCAGCTCGGCAGAAGATTTTTATCCGGCCTGCACATCGTATCCGACCGGCGCCGGCCGCGCAGACCGTACCTGCTGTACGTCAACCGCGGGATCGGCACGACGCGCCTTCGCGTCAGATTCGGAAGCGTGCCGGAACTGTGCGTATTTACGCTCAGAAGCAAGGCGAAGGCGGAAGGATGA
- a CDS encoding MFS transporter: MVSAGLSWLFDAMDVGLISFVAAALAVDWDLGKQQLGFLAAIGSVGMAFGAAVAGSMADRYGRRAVLLATLLVFSVASGLSALAASFAVLCLLRFAAGFGLGGELPVASTLVSESVRPEDRGRAVVLLESFWAVGWIAAALIGYFVIPDHGWRAAFVIGALPCLYAIYLRRAVQDAPRFREQQRSRERIGLRERFAKLWAPQYRASTFALWVLWFTVVFSYYGMFLWLPQVMVLKGYSLVKSFEYVLFMTLAQLPGYFSAAWLIEKLGRKRVLTIYLIGTAICAWWFGWATSDATLMTAGACLSFFNLGAWGAMYAYTPELYPTRIRSTGAGMAASFGRIGGVIGPYLVGYLLERGTGITGVFLIFCAAIVVGVVVLLAWGKETRGIDPDAAAEQASTAG, encoded by the coding sequence ATGGTTAGCGCGGGTCTTAGCTGGCTGTTCGACGCGATGGACGTCGGGCTGATTTCGTTTGTCGCGGCTGCGCTGGCCGTCGATTGGGATCTCGGCAAGCAGCAGCTCGGATTTCTCGCCGCGATCGGTTCCGTTGGGATGGCGTTCGGCGCCGCCGTGGCCGGCTCGATGGCGGATCGCTACGGCAGACGCGCCGTGCTGCTCGCCACACTATTGGTATTCAGCGTGGCCAGCGGATTGTCGGCGCTTGCCGCCAGCTTTGCCGTATTGTGCTTGCTTCGGTTCGCGGCCGGCTTCGGACTCGGCGGCGAGCTGCCCGTGGCCTCGACGCTCGTATCCGAATCGGTGCGGCCGGAGGATCGGGGAAGAGCCGTCGTGCTGCTCGAGAGCTTCTGGGCGGTCGGCTGGATCGCCGCCGCGCTGATTGGCTATTTCGTCATCCCTGACCACGGCTGGCGTGCCGCCTTCGTCATCGGCGCGCTGCCCTGCCTATATGCGATCTATTTGCGGCGAGCGGTGCAGGACGCGCCGAGGTTCAGGGAGCAGCAGCGGTCCCGCGAGCGGATCGGGCTTCGCGAGCGGTTCGCCAAGCTGTGGGCGCCGCAATACCGGGCGTCGACCTTCGCGCTCTGGGTGCTGTGGTTCACGGTCGTTTTTTCCTACTACGGAATGTTCCTGTGGCTGCCGCAAGTGATGGTGCTCAAAGGCTACAGCCTGGTCAAAAGCTTCGAATACGTCCTTTTTATGACGCTCGCCCAGCTTCCCGGCTACTTCAGCGCGGCGTGGCTCATCGAGAAATTGGGGCGCAAACGCGTGCTGACGATCTATCTGATCGGAACGGCGATCTGCGCGTGGTGGTTCGGCTGGGCGACGAGCGATGCGACGCTCATGACGGCAGGCGCTTGTCTGTCCTTCTTTAATCTAGGCGCCTGGGGCGCGATGTATGCCTATACGCCGGAGCTGTACCCGACGCGCATCCGTTCGACCGGCGCGGGCATGGCCGCTTCGTTCGGCCGCATCGGCGGCGTGATCGGACCTTATCTGGTCGGCTATTTGCTGGAACGCGGAACGGGCATTACGGGCGTCTTCCTGATCTTCTGCGCCGCGATCGTCGTCGGGGTCGTCGTGCTGCTGGCATGGGGCAAGGAAACCCGGGGCATCGATCCCGACGCCGCAGCCGAACAGGCTTCGACTGCCGGATAA
- a CDS encoding ferritin, protein MNDTLHDALNEQLNFELHSAHVYLAMAGYCSAESLDGFANFFAIQAEEERFHASKIYKYLNDRGKKVKLKGIPDPQNDYGSILEVFEHAYEHEQEVTRRIYHLSDLALNDREHATIQFLKWFIDEQVEEEALFDSIISKLKRIADDSNAFFMMDAEFAKRTFTPPAAE, encoded by the coding sequence ATGAACGATACGCTGCACGACGCGTTAAACGAGCAGCTTAATTTTGAACTGCATTCCGCGCACGTCTACCTCGCGATGGCCGGTTACTGCTCCGCAGAGAGCCTGGACGGCTTCGCGAACTTTTTCGCGATTCAGGCCGAAGAGGAACGTTTTCACGCGTCCAAAATTTATAAGTATCTGAACGACCGCGGCAAAAAGGTGAAGCTGAAGGGCATCCCCGATCCGCAAAACGACTACGGCTCCATCCTCGAAGTATTCGAGCATGCTTATGAGCACGAGCAGGAAGTTACCCGCCGCATCTACCATCTGTCCGACCTTGCGCTTAACGACCGCGAGCACGCCACGATCCAGTTCCTGAAGTGGTTCATCGACGAGCAGGTCGAAGAGGAAGCGCTGTTCGACAGCATCATCTCCAAGCTGAAGCGCATCGCCGACGACAGCAACGCGTTTTTCATGATGGATGCCGAGTTCGCGAAGCGTACGTTCACGCCGCCGGCAGCCGAATAA
- a CDS encoding L-lactate dehydrogenase → MKKTRIVVIGAGAVGSTTAYTLMLRNRVDELVLIDANHKKAVGDALDMNHGMPFLGGGDLWAGSYEDCKDADIIVITAGAAQREGESRVDLLKRNAVIIDSIVEEVLKYNTTGILLIASNPVDIMSYITWKKSGWPVERIIGSGTLLDSARFRYLIGEKLKIDPRSVHGHIVGEHGDSELPLWSLANIAGAELSLSDADKDEIFTNTRDAAYQIISAKGATYYAIALALDRICTAILRDEGAVLNVSTLLHDYHGVSDIFLGVPCVVDRHGVREIIDIKISDFERELLHRSADKLRNLIASIGV, encoded by the coding sequence ATGAAAAAAACGAGAATCGTGGTCATCGGCGCGGGAGCCGTGGGATCGACGACCGCCTATACGCTCATGCTGCGCAACCGGGTGGACGAGCTGGTGCTCATCGATGCCAATCATAAAAAGGCGGTCGGCGACGCGCTCGACATGAACCACGGCATGCCTTTTCTCGGCGGCGGCGATCTGTGGGCGGGCAGCTACGAGGACTGCAAGGATGCGGACATCATCGTCATCACCGCAGGCGCCGCCCAGCGGGAAGGCGAGTCGCGGGTCGATCTGTTGAAGCGCAACGCTGTCATTATTGACAGCATCGTCGAAGAGGTGCTCAAGTACAACACGACGGGCATCCTGCTCATCGCTTCGAATCCGGTCGACATCATGAGCTATATCACGTGGAAAAAATCGGGCTGGCCGGTCGAGCGGATCATCGGCTCGGGAACGCTGCTCGACAGCGCGCGCTTCCGTTATCTGATCGGCGAGAAGCTGAAGATCGACCCGCGCAGCGTGCACGGCCATATCGTCGGCGAACACGGCGATTCCGAGCTGCCGCTCTGGAGCCTCGCCAACATTGCCGGCGCCGAGCTGTCTTTAAGCGACGCGGACAAGGACGAGATCTTCACGAACACGCGGGACGCCGCCTATCAGATTATTAGTGCTAAAGGCGCTACTTACTACGCCATCGCGCTTGCGCTCGACCGGATCTGCACGGCGATCCTGCGTGACGAAGGCGCCGTGCTTAATGTCTCCACCCTTCTGCACGATTACCACGGCGTTTCGGATATCTTCCTCGGCGTACCGTGCGTCGTCGACCGCCATGGCGTACGCGAGATCATCGACATCAAGATCTCGGACTTCGAGCGCGAGCTGCTGCACCGTTCGGCGGACAAGCTGCGCAATCTGATCGCGAGCATAGGCGTATAA